In Thermodesulfobacteriota bacterium, the genomic stretch CGCTATTTCCACCTCACCGAGCGCCTCTCTTATCACCGCGAGCGTCTTTTTGAGCCTCCTGGGGGATTCGTAAAAAATGTAGGTGTGAGAGCCGGAAAGGCCCGAAAGGAGGTCCCGGAGGGCGCCCTCCTTTTCCGGGAGAAAGCCCTTGAAGGTGAACTCGTCAGTCGGCAGGCCTGATACGCTGACGAGCGAGATTATGGCCGAAGGGCCCGGCACCGGCACGACCTCGATAGAGTGCTCCAGCGCGAGCCTCACTATCCTGAAACCAGGGTCGGATATGCCGGGCGTGCCCGCGTCGGATACGAGCGCGACATCCGTTCCGGCCTCGAGCCTATCGAGGAGCAGGCCAGCTTTTTCGCGTTCGTTATGCTCGTGGTAGCTCGTAAGCGGGGTATCTATCCCGTAATGGGCAAGGAGCTTTCTGGTGTGCCTCGTGTCCTCGGCGGCTAT encodes the following:
- the rsmI gene encoding 16S rRNA (cytidine(1402)-2'-O)-methyltransferase, giving the protein MRKGRLFVVATPIGNLEDMTFRAVRVLKEAGLIAAEDTRHTRKLLAHYGIDTPLTSYHEHNEREKAGLLLDRLEAGTDVALVSDAGTPGISDPGFRIVRLALEHSIEVVPVPGPSAIISLVSVSGLPTDEFTFKGFLPEKEGALRDLLSGLSGSHTYIFYESPRRLKKTLAVIREALGEVEIAVGRELTKVHEEVIRGNVSMVMDRLRAGEVKGEVTIAVRTGEEAKGDFMPALETLLSSGAKLNEAVKAVAKDFGLPRAEVYKAALAIRAESREDKE